A genomic region of Phragmites australis chromosome 2, lpPhrAust1.1, whole genome shotgun sequence contains the following coding sequences:
- the LOC133909521 gene encoding aspartokinase 2, chloroplastic-like codes for MDEIKRIIQESRSFRRIFVISHLLQSQSSELNHTALKASRRWIPSFSSRSSAEDSALTATLRKMKGRFHFHGSERAAGRSRQSTRRTKEKRRRVKMATALRSAAAPRRLVPSRPPASAGGVVRVCSRTGARGGGGLAMVVADSTRRRAKKGDDGDGVLGASVLGGSEVESGDQLSVVMKFGGSSVSSAARMEEVAGLILAFPEERPVVVLSAMGKTTNLLLLAGEKAVGCGVIRVSEIEEWSMIKDLHITTLDEFGLPGTVIHSMLEELEQLLKGIAMMKELTLRTRDYLVSFGECMSTRIFAAYLNKIGVKAQQYDAFDIGFITTDDFGNADILEATYPAVAKRLHGDWIRDPAIPVVTGFLGKGWKSGAVTTLGRGGSDLTATTIGKALGLREIQVWKDVDGVLTCDPNIYPNAKTVPHLTFEEATELAYFGAQVLHPQSMRPAREGDIPVRVKNSYNPKAPGTLITKQREMDKVVLTSIVLKSNVTMLDIASTRMLGQFGFLAKVFSIFEDLGISVDCVATSEVSISVSLDPSKIWSRELIQQELDHVVEELEKIAVVHLLQQRAIISLIGNVKRSSLILEKAFRVLRKSGVNVQMISQGASKVNISLIVHDSEAKACIKALHQAFFEDDVLTEAEAENLLVS; via the exons ATGGACGAGATAAAAAGGATAATTCAGGAGTCACGAAGTTTTCGACGGATATTTGTTATTTCTCATTTGCTTCAATCTCAGTCATCTGAGCTAAATCATACGGCCCTCAAGGCGTCCAGGAGATGGATTCCATCCTTTTCAAGTCGCAGCTCCGCTGAGGATTCCGCTTTGACTGCCACATTACGTAAAATGAAAGGTCGCTTTCACTTCCACGGCAGTGAACGAGCCGCAGGCCGCAGCAGGCAGTCTACCCGCCGaacaaaggagaagaggaggagggtaAAGATGGCGACCGCGCTGCGATCGGCGGCCGCACCGCGCCGCCTCGTCCCGTCGAGACCTCCGGCGAGTGCTGGAGGAGTGGTGCGCGTCTGTTCCCGGACTGGGGCTCGCGGTGGCGGGGGATTGGCAATGGTGGTCGCTGATTCCACCCGCCGTCGCGCCAAGAAAGgggacgacggcgacggcgtcCTCGGCGCTTCTGTTCTTGGAGGTTCCGAGGTGGAATCGGGGGACCAGCTGAGCGTGGTAATGAAGTTCGGGGGGTCGTCGGTGTCGTCGGCGGCGAGgatggaggaggtggccggcCTCATCCTCGCGTTCCCCGAGGAGCGCCCCGTCGTCGTCCTCTCTGCCATGGGGAAGACCACCAACCTCCTGCTCCTC GCTGGCGAGAAGGCAGTGGGATGTGGAGTGATCCGTGTTTCTGAAATCGAAGAGTGGAGCATGATCAAAGATCTGCATATTAC GACACTGGATGAATTTGGATTGCCAGGAACTGTAATACATT CCATGCTGGAGGAACTGGAGCAGCTCTTGAAAGGTATTGCTATGATGAAAGAGCTGACACTTCGGACCAGAGACTACCTTGTTTCATTTGGAGAATGCATGTCCACACGGATTTTTGCTGCTTATTTAAACAAAATTGGTGTCAAAGCACAGCAG TATGACGCCTTTGATATTGGTTTCATAACAACAGATGATTTTGGTAATGCGGATATCTTGGAAGCAACTTATCCTGCTGTTGCGAAGAGACTGCATGGAGACTGGATTCGGGATCCAGCAATACCTGTAGTTACTGGGTTTCTTGGGAag GGCTGGAAATCAGGCGCTGTTACTACTTTAGGCCGAGGTGGCAGTGACTTGACTGCTACAACCATTGGTAAAGCCTTGGGATTGCGAGAAATTCAG GTATGGAAGGATGTTGATGGTGTACTGACTTGTGATCCAAATATCTACCCAAATGCAAAGACTGTCCCACACTTGACATTTGAAGAGGCCACGGAACTCGCTTATTTTGGTGCCCAG GTTTTGCATCCGCAATCAATGAGACCTGCTAGAGAAGGTGATATACCCGTTAGGGTTAAGAATTCGTACAACCCCAAAGCTCCAGGCACCCTTATTACTAAACAAAGAGAGATGGATAAG GTTGTGCTAACTAGTATAGTGCTGAAGTCAAATGTCACTATGTTGGATATAGCGAGCACTCGGATGCTTGGTCAGTTTGGTTTTCTGGCAAAG GTCTTTTCTATATTTGAAGACCTAGGCATATCTGTGGATTGTGTTGCTACTAGTGAAGTTAGCATTTCTGTGTCACTTGATCCATCAAAGATCTGGAGCAGGGAACTTATTCAGCAG GAACTTGACCATGTAGTCGAAGAGCTTGAGAAAATTGCAGTTGTTCATCTACTTCAGCAGAGGGCAATTATTTCACTCATTGGGAATGTGAAACGATCATCCCTTATACTAGAAAAG GCCTTCCGCGTGTTGAGGAAAAGCGGGGTCAATGTCCAAATGATCTCACAAGGGGCATCGAAG GTTAATATTTCGCTGATAGTTCATGACAGCGAGGCAAAGGCATGCATAAAAGCTCTTCATCAGGCATTCTTCGAGGATGATGTCCTGACAGAAGCTGAGGCTGAAAATTTGCTCGTGAGTTGA